The Streptomyces kanamyceticus DNA segment GGAGCCGTCAGTGGACGTCGCCCATGAGCTCCTTGACCCGCCTGCGGTACATGTACACCGCGACACCGGCGAGGACCGCGAGCGCGGCCTCCGCGGCCACCACTCCCGTCTTGTTCAGGTCGACGCCGTACGTGGAGAGCAGACCGGCTACCGCGTCACCCGCGGTCACGGCGAGGAACCAGACGCCCATCATCTGGGAGCCGTACTTCGCCGGGGCCATCTTGGTCGTGACCGACAGGCCGACCGGGGAGATGCAGAGCTCACCGACGGTCTGGCAGAAGTAGATCAGGACGAGCCACCAGGGGCTGACCTTGCCGTCGCCCGACGCCGTCAGCGGCAGCAGGAAGACGAAGAAGGAGATGCCGGTCAGGACCAGGCCGACGCCGAACTTGACGACGGTGTTCGGCTCGTTGCCCTTGCGGTTCATGTAGAGCCACAGCCAGGCGGCGACCGGGGCGAGCGCCATGACGAGGACCGGGTTGATCGACTGGAACCAGGAGACCGGGAACTCCCAGCCGAAGACGCTGGTGTCGGCGTGGTCCTTGGCGAAGAGCGCCACGGTCGACGCGCCCTGGTCGTAGATCATCCAGAAGACGGCGGCGGCGACGAAGAACCAGATGTAGCCGGAGACCTTGGACTGCTCGGTGGCCGTCAGTTCCTTGTCGCGCTTGATGCGGCCGAGCACGACGATCGGCACGATCAGACCGATGAGGAGCAGCGGGACCGTCGCCCAGGTCAGCGTGTAGGTGCCGGTGCCGACCACGATCGCGTAGAAGACCACCGCGATGAGCAGCCAGATCATGGCCTTCTTCAG contains these protein-coding regions:
- a CDS encoding peptide MFS transporter, with the translated sequence MASSLTKDSAGTPGSEKTFFGHPRGLATLFMTEMWERFSYYGMRALLPLYLVAPGGLNLDAGTAIAIYSVYMSTVYLLCLPGGWFGDRVWGPRKTTAIAASVIVLGHLVLALPSDATFYLGLLLVALGSGLLKANISTMVGHLYNGPADPRRDGGFTVFYIGVNLGAFFAPLAIGTVGQKVNWHLGFALAALGMAFGLVQFLLGSRHLSEKSDIVPKPLSAAERAATLKKAMIWLLIAVVFYAIVVGTGTYTLTWATVPLLLIGLIVPIVVLGRIKRDKELTATEQSKVSGYIWFFVAAAVFWMIYDQGASTVALFAKDHADTSVFGWEFPVSWFQSINPVLVMALAPVAAWLWLYMNRKGNEPNTVVKFGVGLVLTGISFFVFLLPLTASGDGKVSPWWLVLIYFCQTVGELCISPVGLSVTTKMAPAKYGSQMMGVWFLAVTAGDAVAGLLSTYGVDLNKTGVVAAEAALAVLAGVAVYMYRRRVKELMGDVH